From one Catenuloplanes nepalensis genomic stretch:
- a CDS encoding LysR family transcriptional regulator, translating into MVNETGGVEIQQLRCFAAVAEELHFGRAAERLHMTASPVSRMVKDLERELEAELFVRRYHQIELTAAGRELVARVTPLLDAFDRLKGEVRRAAADDRRTVRLGGSHYSPPRILDEVVECAREAGAGPAVDVRLAPSSELLAALFRSELDAAVVHLPVDDPGLRSMPLAAYRFHVAMRRDDVLAGRDSLAVADLADRVVLALPLSLQPATMQLLRDVLITKGVCRLRALDDPDPVRLAGQVRRSRDLTLTLSPATGGSSRLFDDPAFTTIPLIDGPEVGLGLAWRADRAGDPAIAGLLAAVEAHWTGGAVEI; encoded by the coding sequence GTGGTGAACGAGACTGGCGGCGTGGAGATCCAGCAGCTGCGGTGCTTCGCGGCGGTCGCCGAGGAGCTGCATTTCGGGCGCGCCGCCGAGCGGCTGCACATGACCGCGTCGCCGGTGAGCCGCATGGTCAAGGACCTCGAACGTGAGCTCGAGGCGGAGCTGTTCGTGCGCCGATATCACCAGATCGAGCTGACCGCGGCCGGCCGGGAGCTGGTCGCGCGGGTGACGCCGCTGCTGGACGCGTTCGACCGGCTCAAGGGCGAGGTGCGCCGGGCGGCGGCGGACGACCGGCGCACTGTCCGCCTGGGCGGTTCGCACTACTCGCCGCCGAGAATCCTCGACGAGGTCGTGGAGTGCGCGCGGGAGGCCGGTGCGGGCCCGGCGGTGGACGTGCGGCTCGCGCCGTCGTCCGAGCTGCTGGCGGCGCTGTTCCGGTCCGAGCTCGACGCGGCGGTGGTGCACCTGCCGGTCGACGATCCGGGCCTCCGGTCGATGCCGCTGGCGGCTTACCGGTTCCACGTGGCGATGCGCCGCGACGACGTCCTGGCCGGTCGCGACTCGCTCGCGGTGGCCGATCTGGCCGATCGCGTGGTGCTCGCGCTGCCGCTGAGCCTGCAACCCGCCACCATGCAGTTGCTGCGCGACGTGCTCATCACCAAGGGGGTATGCCGGCTGCGTGCGCTCGATGACCCCGATCCGGTGCGGCTGGCCGGTCAGGTGCGCCGGAGCCGGGATCTGACGCTGACGCTCTCCCCGGCCACCGGCGGTTCATCCCGGTTGTTCGACGATCCGGCCTTCACGACGATCCCGCTGATCGACGGGCCGGAGGTCGGTTTGGGTCTGGCGTGGCGTGCCGACCGGGCCGGTGACCCGGCGATCGCCGGCCTGCTCGCGGCCGTGGAGGCGCACTGGACCGGCGGGGCGGTCGAGATCTGA
- a CDS encoding TetR/AcrR family transcriptional regulator: MATTATSGSSAASTDPRAIRSREAITGAAITLLSVPGARSTDLTVTELADRAGVSRRAVYLNFETLENVLFQAVASLLGNAFPERPFTLPARTDPDSPPALLTRLTSHLATYAEFYRAVLTGPSAYLVVTHIRDTFHQDTLQLIRTALPDADGDLVDFLLFGIIGLCTNALTAGPFGPDRLAASLWATLRQCVPYTR; this comes from the coding sequence ATGGCGACCACAGCGACCAGCGGATCCAGCGCCGCCTCAACCGATCCCCGCGCGATCCGATCGCGCGAGGCGATCACCGGCGCCGCGATCACGTTGCTCTCGGTGCCGGGCGCGCGCAGCACGGACCTCACCGTCACCGAACTCGCCGACCGGGCCGGAGTCAGCAGGCGCGCCGTCTACCTGAACTTCGAGACGCTCGAGAACGTGCTGTTCCAGGCGGTGGCCTCACTCCTGGGCAACGCCTTTCCCGAGCGGCCGTTCACGCTGCCGGCCCGGACGGATCCGGACAGCCCGCCGGCGCTCCTCACCCGGCTGACCAGCCACCTGGCCACGTACGCCGAGTTCTACCGCGCCGTGCTCACCGGGCCCAGCGCCTACCTCGTCGTCACCCACATCCGGGACACGTTCCACCAGGACACGCTGCAGCTGATCAGGACCGCGCTGCCGGACGCCGACGGCGACCTGGTCGACTTCCTGCTGTTCGGGATCATCGGCCTGTGCACGAACGCGCTGACCGCCGGTCCGTTCGGGCCGGACCGCCTCGCCGCGTCACTCTGGGCCACCCTGCGGCAGTGCGTGCCGTACACCCGCTGA
- a CDS encoding oxygenase MpaB family protein, with protein MARQAQEDLYARREKIERLDPIEDYIAITQLFYQDFQNAIWLQTPESLMISYSVPSMAKILHGTGEYEKDYRKRFVDQGVLVATMQRRGFAPGPGRDAVRRMNGMHRQYPILAEDFEMIGCATIVGPGRLAERFGWREVTAKEKAALAHSSVLMMRHMGISDFPRSYEEQRDRLDWHLDHRAAFSEDAVPLGRATVEYFTSIEDEPLRSLVGPILCGVIDPRIVRALGLEVPGPEVSALMTAYVTAMGSLDPVTDDTHPTIAKEIAAQYPGGFDVTRIGTHQVDADTSVAPR; from the coding sequence ATGGCCCGGCAGGCACAGGAAGATCTGTACGCGCGGCGCGAGAAGATCGAGCGGCTCGATCCGATCGAGGACTACATCGCGATCACACAGCTGTTCTACCAGGACTTTCAGAACGCCATCTGGCTGCAGACGCCGGAGTCGCTGATGATCTCTTACTCGGTGCCGTCGATGGCGAAGATCCTGCACGGCACCGGCGAGTACGAGAAGGACTACCGCAAGCGATTCGTGGACCAGGGCGTCCTGGTGGCGACCATGCAGCGGCGCGGATTCGCCCCCGGCCCCGGCCGCGACGCGGTGCGGCGGATGAACGGCATGCACCGGCAGTACCCGATCCTGGCGGAGGACTTCGAGATGATCGGGTGCGCCACGATCGTCGGGCCGGGCCGTCTCGCGGAACGCTTCGGATGGCGTGAGGTGACCGCGAAGGAGAAGGCGGCGCTCGCGCACAGCTCCGTGCTGATGATGCGGCACATGGGAATCTCCGACTTTCCCCGGTCGTACGAGGAGCAGCGGGACCGGCTCGACTGGCACCTGGATCATCGGGCCGCCTTCTCCGAGGACGCGGTGCCGCTCGGCCGGGCGACCGTCGAGTACTTCACCTCGATCGAGGACGAGCCGCTACGCAGCCTGGTCGGCCCGATCCTGTGCGGCGTGATCGACCCCCGCATCGTTCGCGCGCTCGGCCTGGAGGTGCCGGGTCCTGAGGTCTCCGCGCTGATGACCGCTTACGTCACGGCCATGGGCTCCCTCGACCCCGTCACCGACGACACCCATCCGACCATCGCGAAGGAGATCGCCGCTCAGTACCCGGGCGGGTTCGACGTCACGCGGATCGGCACCCACCAGGTCGACGCGGACACCTCCGTCGCGCCGCGCTGA
- a CDS encoding TetR/AcrR family transcriptional regulator, translating into MTDTAASPRRGRPRDPGVEDRVFDAAIDLYSRLGWAGFSFESVTRITGVGKAALYRRWPTRSALLVETLRARWYTVGDIDTGRLRDDLRKLADMLLTRLTGPHGSVHLQILMDTRNYDEVRDATAAYRADLVLAGRAMARRAVARGELPPGTNPTLIIDLVVGGIQNHVLATPPELKSKMQEQMHRYGEQLVDAVLAGATARGD; encoded by the coding sequence GTGACGGACACCGCCGCGAGCCCGCGACGCGGCCGGCCACGCGATCCCGGCGTCGAGGACCGCGTGTTCGACGCCGCCATCGACCTGTACAGCCGCCTCGGCTGGGCCGGCTTCAGCTTCGAGTCCGTCACCCGGATCACCGGGGTCGGCAAGGCCGCGCTCTACCGGCGCTGGCCCACCCGCTCGGCGCTGCTCGTCGAGACCCTGCGGGCCCGCTGGTACACGGTCGGCGACATCGACACCGGGCGCCTGCGCGACGACCTGCGGAAGCTCGCGGACATGCTGCTCACCCGGCTGACCGGCCCGCACGGGAGCGTCCACCTGCAGATCCTGATGGACACCCGCAACTACGACGAGGTACGGGACGCCACCGCGGCGTACCGTGCCGACCTGGTCCTGGCCGGGCGCGCGATGGCCCGGCGCGCCGTCGCCCGGGGCGAGCTGCCGCCCGGAACCAACCCCACGCTCATCATCGACCTGGTCGTCGGCGGCATCCAGAACCACGTCCTGGCCACCCCGCCGGAACTCAAGAGCAAAATGCAGGAGCAGATGCACCGGTACGGCGAGCAGCTCGTCGACGCGGTGCTCGCCGGCGCGACGGCCCGCGGTGACTGA
- a CDS encoding acyl-CoA dehydrogenase family protein → MTPAELQDFTHAVDGVLSAAWPQARAAGDDPDGTALRRVWAAAAEYGWTDLASDDALDAAVAALGRLGRVACPLPLMDVYVTARLVAGEDELAAGLADGSIRPVVAVVEVDAPTVRFVEAAGAATHVVLLRDAEIVVRRIIGVTETPGLARPSWADVSLAPEVTWRATPGATAIEDAKALLRLGLAARAVGAAERTVEFSIAHATERVAFGKPIGAFQAVSHRAVDGATDMRASRALIGEAVRAHLAGRENWPLAVQLAVQFAAPAAVRAQFGAQHTLAASGYFEEHDAPWLFRRVNADVSLLDAITLAAGDVADVLIASGHGLPALELGERAERFRTEVREFAARFAADVPVVHLDERNNEELRAAAVERGYLTLSWPEATGGRGASVEEQMVFSEELAYQRLPLSAKGAADMLGAAITRHGSPAQQARFLPLIASGRFPFYLGYSEPEIGSDLANLKTSAVRDGDEWIVNGRKMWGTGADRAEWVWLATRTDPDAVRPHAGITVFLTRIDRPGFEAQNHTALSGEISCSTFFDDFRIPDEDRIGEVNGGWKVITEALAQERVIMANTAASVLRLLDDLLAEVRKDPAGTAGLPGSAKRQLISELAARLQAARVLVDSSVRATATAGGGGRLEAPMAKILATQLLEDFSEAAMRIFGPAAALGEGVPDVPGRGAFEYNLRLSIMQVVGGGTIDIQRNLVARALGLPR, encoded by the coding sequence ATGACGCCAGCAGAACTGCAGGACTTCACGCACGCGGTCGACGGTGTGCTGTCGGCCGCGTGGCCGCAGGCACGAGCCGCCGGCGATGATCCCGACGGCACGGCGCTACGGCGGGTGTGGGCGGCCGCCGCGGAGTACGGCTGGACGGACCTGGCCTCGGACGACGCGCTCGACGCCGCCGTCGCCGCGCTGGGACGCCTCGGCCGGGTGGCCTGCCCGCTGCCGCTGATGGACGTCTACGTCACCGCGCGGCTGGTGGCCGGTGAGGACGAGTTGGCCGCAGGCCTGGCCGACGGATCGATCCGCCCGGTGGTCGCGGTCGTCGAGGTGGACGCGCCCACGGTGCGGTTCGTGGAGGCGGCCGGCGCGGCGACACACGTGGTGCTGCTGCGCGACGCTGAGATCGTCGTCCGGAGGATCATCGGCGTCACCGAGACCCCTGGCCTGGCCAGGCCGTCGTGGGCCGACGTGTCTCTCGCGCCGGAGGTGACCTGGCGCGCGACGCCCGGCGCCACGGCGATCGAGGACGCGAAGGCACTGCTGCGGCTCGGGCTCGCCGCGCGGGCCGTCGGCGCGGCCGAGCGCACCGTGGAGTTCTCCATCGCGCACGCCACCGAGCGGGTCGCGTTCGGCAAGCCGATCGGCGCGTTCCAGGCCGTGTCGCACCGTGCCGTCGACGGCGCCACCGACATGCGGGCGTCCCGGGCGCTGATCGGCGAGGCGGTCCGGGCGCACCTGGCCGGACGGGAGAACTGGCCGCTGGCGGTCCAACTCGCCGTGCAGTTCGCCGCGCCGGCGGCGGTCCGGGCCCAGTTCGGCGCGCAGCACACGCTGGCCGCCTCCGGATACTTCGAGGAGCATGACGCCCCGTGGCTGTTCCGCAGGGTGAACGCGGACGTCAGCCTGCTCGACGCGATCACGCTCGCCGCCGGGGACGTGGCGGACGTGCTCATCGCGTCCGGGCACGGGCTGCCCGCGCTCGAACTCGGCGAGCGGGCGGAACGGTTCCGCACGGAGGTCCGCGAGTTCGCCGCGCGGTTCGCCGCCGACGTGCCCGTCGTGCACCTGGACGAGCGCAACAACGAGGAGCTGCGCGCCGCGGCCGTCGAACGTGGTTACCTCACGCTGTCCTGGCCGGAGGCCACGGGCGGGCGCGGCGCGTCGGTCGAGGAGCAGATGGTGTTCAGCGAGGAGCTCGCCTACCAGCGGCTTCCGCTGTCCGCGAAGGGCGCGGCGGACATGCTCGGCGCGGCGATCACCCGGCACGGCAGCCCCGCGCAGCAGGCCCGGTTCCTGCCGCTCATCGCGTCCGGCCGGTTCCCCTTCTACCTCGGATACTCCGAACCGGAGATCGGCTCGGATCTGGCGAACCTCAAGACCTCGGCGGTACGCGACGGCGACGAGTGGATCGTCAACGGGCGCAAGATGTGGGGCACCGGCGCGGACCGGGCCGAATGGGTCTGGCTGGCGACCCGGACCGACCCGGACGCGGTACGCCCGCACGCCGGCATCACGGTGTTCCTCACCCGGATCGACCGGCCCGGCTTCGAGGCCCAGAACCACACGGCGCTGTCCGGTGAGATCTCCTGCTCCACCTTCTTCGACGACTTCCGGATTCCCGACGAGGACCGCATCGGTGAGGTCAACGGCGGCTGGAAGGTCATCACCGAGGCGCTCGCCCAGGAGCGGGTGATCATGGCCAACACCGCCGCCTCGGTGCTGCGGCTGCTCGACGATCTGCTCGCGGAGGTGCGCAAGGACCCGGCCGGCACCGCCGGACTGCCCGGCTCGGCCAAGCGGCAGCTCATCAGCGAGCTGGCGGCCCGATTGCAGGCCGCCCGCGTGCTGGTCGACTCCAGCGTGCGCGCCACCGCCACGGCCGGCGGCGGCGGCCGGCTCGAGGCGCCGATGGCGAAGATCCTCGCCACCCAGCTGCTGGAGGACTTCAGCGAGGCCGCGATGCGCATCTTCGGGCCGGCCGCGGCGCTCGGCGAGGGGGTGCCGGACGTTCCCGGCCGGGGCGCGTTCGAGTACAACCTGCGCCTGTCGATCATGCAGGTCGTCGGCGGCGGCACGATCGACATCCAGCGCAACCTGGTCGCCCGTGCCCTTGGGCTGCCACGCTGA
- a CDS encoding TetR/AcrR family transcriptional regulator — protein MSTTPTAGRPRDPEVDRRIAHAALDLFADTGWAGFAMETVARRAGVGKASLYLRWSGKEALLTDAVTLRLARVADVDTGTLHGDLVELAAQMLDIYAGDTGRAALRLSLEAASIPGVAEHYEDMRRSQTAAARAIVRRGVARGELGRDVSVTLLLDTLIGGAMMHALTTPPERRGELARDTAGHARRLVDFLLGAVATPVIR, from the coding sequence GTGAGCACGACCCCCACGGCCGGACGCCCACGCGATCCCGAGGTGGACCGCCGCATCGCGCACGCCGCCCTCGACCTGTTCGCCGACACCGGATGGGCCGGCTTCGCGATGGAGACCGTGGCCCGCCGCGCCGGCGTCGGCAAGGCCTCGCTGTACCTGCGTTGGAGCGGCAAGGAGGCACTGCTGACCGACGCGGTCACGCTCCGGCTCGCCCGGGTCGCCGACGTCGACACCGGTACCCTGCACGGCGACCTGGTCGAGCTCGCCGCCCAGATGCTCGACATCTACGCCGGGGACACCGGCCGCGCCGCGCTCCGGCTGTCCCTGGAGGCCGCTTCCATCCCCGGCGTCGCCGAGCACTACGAGGACATGCGCCGATCCCAGACCGCGGCCGCGCGCGCGATCGTGCGACGCGGCGTCGCACGCGGCGAGCTCGGCCGGGACGTCTCGGTCACGCTGCTGCTGGACACGCTCATCGGCGGCGCCATGATGCACGCGCTCACCACCCCGCCGGAGCGGCGCGGCGAGCTGGCCCGCGACACCGCCGGCCACGCGCGCCGCCTGGTCGACTTCCTGCTCGGCGCCGTCGCCACGCCGGTGATCCGGTGA